In one Anticarsia gemmatalis isolate Benzon Research Colony breed Stoneville strain chromosome 9, ilAntGemm2 primary, whole genome shotgun sequence genomic region, the following are encoded:
- the Atet gene encoding ABC transporter expressed in trachea isoform X2, whose amino-acid sequence MTSGLKMESKGTQIHLPLMGRGSRGELNDKVTFAQVKSPPYSEQLNNGQVLGGSQVNLCNGGAGTAAMTGLPKIPNGYGDQKKPMATLTHLPKRPPVDIEFSDLSYSVSEGRKRGYKALLKCINGTFRSGELTAIMGPSGAGKSTLMNILAGYKTSNVSGSILINGKERNLRRFRKLSCYIMQDDCLLPHLTVREAMNVSANLKLGKDMTVTAKKIVIDEILEMLGLVEAGDTRTINLSGGQKKRLSIALELVNNPPVMFFDEPTSGLDSSSCFQCISLLKSLARGGRTIICTIHQPSARLFEMFDFLYTLADGQCIYQGRVSGLVPFLSSMNLHCPSYHNPADYVMEVATGEHGDWVHKLVMAVNKGNCGRGQSSSSSSSSSVPQNVNYNNQTSKNNAQKAEALAIVIDKPTCTVIDMSEPVLNPEKQNALPNSTNLAPVTCTTSLLDSSESFTKKPIKTGFPTSGWKQFWILLKRTFRSILRDQMLTHLRLCSHTVVGLLIGFLYYDIGRDAAKVMSNAGCIFFTVMFTMFTAMMPTILTFPTEMSVFVREHLNYWYSLKAFYFAKTMADLPFQIVFSGVYVMIVYFMTGQPMQTDRVLMFTTINILTALVAQSLGLLIGAAMKIETGVYLGPVTTIPVVLFSGFFVNFNAIPNYLQWLTYLSYVRYGFEGAMLSVYGFGREKLHCSEAYCHFRNPNLFLKEMTMDKANFWIDVGALSALFVFIRIVSYLVLRFKLKMMQ is encoded by the exons AGGCTCACAAGTAAATCTATGCAACGGTGGTGCGGGCACAGCGGCCATGACAGGCCTTCCAAAAATACCCAATGGGTACGGAGATCAGAAGAAGCCGATGGCCACGCTCACACACTTACCCAAACGTCCTCCCGTAGACATCGAGTTCTCAGACTTATCATACTCAGTAAGCGAGGGAAGAAAGAGGGGTTACAAAGCTTTGCTCAAGTGCATAAATGGTACATTTAGATCTGGTGAACTCACTGCCATTATGGGGCCTTCTGGTGCCGGGAAAAGTACTCTTATGAACATATTAGCGGGATATAA AACGTCCAATGTTAGCGGATCGATCCTCATCAACGGGAAAGAGAGAAACCTTAGACGGTTCCGAAAACTCTCCTGTTACATTATGCAGGACGACTGCCTGCTACCCCATCTGACCGTCAGAGAAGCCATGAACGTATCAGCGAATCTTAAACTAGGAAAAGACATGACAGTCACTGCCAAGAAGATCGTCATAGATGAAATATTGGAAATGTTGGGGCTCGTAGAAGCAGGAGACACAAGGACGATAAACTTATCAGGCGGTCAGAAGAAACGGCTGTCTATAGCTTTAGAGTTAGTTAACAACCCACCTGTAATGTTCTTCGATGAGCCTACATCAGGGCTCGACAGTTCATCGTGTTTCCAGTGTATATCGCTATTGAAATCGCTTGCTCGGGGCGGGAGAACTATCATATGCACCATACATCAACCGTCCGCGAGGCTGTTCGAAATGTTTGACTTTTTGTACACATTGGCTGACGGGCAATGTATATATCAAGGAAGAGTTAGTGGTTTAGTTCCGTTCCTGTCTTCTATGAATCTTCACTGCCCTAGTTATCACAACCCTGCTGATTATG TAATGGAAGTAGCGACGGGAGAGCACGGTGATTGGGTGCACAAGCTGGTGATGGCGGTGAACAAGGGCAACTGCGGCAGGGGACAGTCTTCTTCGTCATCATCCTCGTCTTCTGTGCCGCAGAACGTCAACTATAACAATCAGACCAGCAAGAATAATGCGCAGAAGGCCGAGGCACTTGCTATTGTGATAG ATAAACCAACCTGCACTGTGATAGACATGTCCGAACCAGTCCTCAATCCTGAAAAGCAGAACGCTTTACCAAACTCCACAAACTTAGCACCAGTGACCTGCACCACCTCACTCTTGGACTCCAGCGAGAGCTTTACTAAGAAGCCCATCAAGACAGGCTTCCCGACCTCCGGGTGGAAGCAATTCTGGATCTTATTGAAGAGGACTTTTAGGAGCATTTTGCGAGATCAAATGTTGACGCACTTACGACTTTGTTCTCATACGGTGGTGGGGCTGCTGATCGGGTTCCTGTATTATGATATCGGGAGAGATGCTGCGAAGGTGATGAGCAACGCTGGATGTATATTCTTCACTGTGATGTTCACTATGTTTACTGCTATGATGCCTACTATTCTTACAT TCCCTACAGAGATGAGCGTTTTCGTGAGAGAGCACTTGAACTACTGGTATTCACTGAAAGCGTTCTACTTTGCAAAAACTATGGCGGATCTACCGTTTCag ATCGTGTTTAGCGGGGTCTACGTGATGATAGTATACTTCATGACAGGCCAGCCGATGCAGACAGACCGAGTGCTTATGTTCACAACGATTAACATACTCACTGCACTAGTGGCACAGTCACTCGGTCTTCTCATCGGCGCCGCAATGAAGATCGAAACAGGTGTTTACCTCGGCCCCGTCACCACGATACCGGTGGTCCTCTTCTCTGGTTTCTTCGTCAATTTCAACGCAATTCCTAACTATCTTCAATGGCTTACGTACCTCAGCTACGTTAGGTACGGCTTCGAAGGCGCCATGCTCTCCGTCTACGGTTTCGGCAGAGAAAAACTGCATTGTTCAGAAGCTTACTGCCACTTCAGGAATCCCAATCTTTTCTTGAAAGAAATGACCATGGATAAGGCAAATTTCTGGATCGATGTCGGAGCTCTCAGCGCCCTTTTCGTCTTTATTAGGATAGTCTCTTACTTGGTATTAAGGTTCAAGTTAAAGATGATGCAGTAG
- the Atet gene encoding ABC transporter expressed in trachea isoform X1, which translates to MLNLSATWVQGPIPHDVNAAMTSGLKMESKGTQIHLPLMGRGSRGELNDKVTFAQVKSPPYSEQLNNGQVLGGSQVNLCNGGAGTAAMTGLPKIPNGYGDQKKPMATLTHLPKRPPVDIEFSDLSYSVSEGRKRGYKALLKCINGTFRSGELTAIMGPSGAGKSTLMNILAGYKTSNVSGSILINGKERNLRRFRKLSCYIMQDDCLLPHLTVREAMNVSANLKLGKDMTVTAKKIVIDEILEMLGLVEAGDTRTINLSGGQKKRLSIALELVNNPPVMFFDEPTSGLDSSSCFQCISLLKSLARGGRTIICTIHQPSARLFEMFDFLYTLADGQCIYQGRVSGLVPFLSSMNLHCPSYHNPADYVMEVATGEHGDWVHKLVMAVNKGNCGRGQSSSSSSSSSVPQNVNYNNQTSKNNAQKAEALAIVIDKPTCTVIDMSEPVLNPEKQNALPNSTNLAPVTCTTSLLDSSESFTKKPIKTGFPTSGWKQFWILLKRTFRSILRDQMLTHLRLCSHTVVGLLIGFLYYDIGRDAAKVMSNAGCIFFTVMFTMFTAMMPTILTFPTEMSVFVREHLNYWYSLKAFYFAKTMADLPFQIVFSGVYVMIVYFMTGQPMQTDRVLMFTTINILTALVAQSLGLLIGAAMKIETGVYLGPVTTIPVVLFSGFFVNFNAIPNYLQWLTYLSYVRYGFEGAMLSVYGFGREKLHCSEAYCHFRNPNLFLKEMTMDKANFWIDVGALSALFVFIRIVSYLVLRFKLKMMQ; encoded by the exons AGGCTCACAAGTAAATCTATGCAACGGTGGTGCGGGCACAGCGGCCATGACAGGCCTTCCAAAAATACCCAATGGGTACGGAGATCAGAAGAAGCCGATGGCCACGCTCACACACTTACCCAAACGTCCTCCCGTAGACATCGAGTTCTCAGACTTATCATACTCAGTAAGCGAGGGAAGAAAGAGGGGTTACAAAGCTTTGCTCAAGTGCATAAATGGTACATTTAGATCTGGTGAACTCACTGCCATTATGGGGCCTTCTGGTGCCGGGAAAAGTACTCTTATGAACATATTAGCGGGATATAA AACGTCCAATGTTAGCGGATCGATCCTCATCAACGGGAAAGAGAGAAACCTTAGACGGTTCCGAAAACTCTCCTGTTACATTATGCAGGACGACTGCCTGCTACCCCATCTGACCGTCAGAGAAGCCATGAACGTATCAGCGAATCTTAAACTAGGAAAAGACATGACAGTCACTGCCAAGAAGATCGTCATAGATGAAATATTGGAAATGTTGGGGCTCGTAGAAGCAGGAGACACAAGGACGATAAACTTATCAGGCGGTCAGAAGAAACGGCTGTCTATAGCTTTAGAGTTAGTTAACAACCCACCTGTAATGTTCTTCGATGAGCCTACATCAGGGCTCGACAGTTCATCGTGTTTCCAGTGTATATCGCTATTGAAATCGCTTGCTCGGGGCGGGAGAACTATCATATGCACCATACATCAACCGTCCGCGAGGCTGTTCGAAATGTTTGACTTTTTGTACACATTGGCTGACGGGCAATGTATATATCAAGGAAGAGTTAGTGGTTTAGTTCCGTTCCTGTCTTCTATGAATCTTCACTGCCCTAGTTATCACAACCCTGCTGATTATG TAATGGAAGTAGCGACGGGAGAGCACGGTGATTGGGTGCACAAGCTGGTGATGGCGGTGAACAAGGGCAACTGCGGCAGGGGACAGTCTTCTTCGTCATCATCCTCGTCTTCTGTGCCGCAGAACGTCAACTATAACAATCAGACCAGCAAGAATAATGCGCAGAAGGCCGAGGCACTTGCTATTGTGATAG ATAAACCAACCTGCACTGTGATAGACATGTCCGAACCAGTCCTCAATCCTGAAAAGCAGAACGCTTTACCAAACTCCACAAACTTAGCACCAGTGACCTGCACCACCTCACTCTTGGACTCCAGCGAGAGCTTTACTAAGAAGCCCATCAAGACAGGCTTCCCGACCTCCGGGTGGAAGCAATTCTGGATCTTATTGAAGAGGACTTTTAGGAGCATTTTGCGAGATCAAATGTTGACGCACTTACGACTTTGTTCTCATACGGTGGTGGGGCTGCTGATCGGGTTCCTGTATTATGATATCGGGAGAGATGCTGCGAAGGTGATGAGCAACGCTGGATGTATATTCTTCACTGTGATGTTCACTATGTTTACTGCTATGATGCCTACTATTCTTACAT TCCCTACAGAGATGAGCGTTTTCGTGAGAGAGCACTTGAACTACTGGTATTCACTGAAAGCGTTCTACTTTGCAAAAACTATGGCGGATCTACCGTTTCag ATCGTGTTTAGCGGGGTCTACGTGATGATAGTATACTTCATGACAGGCCAGCCGATGCAGACAGACCGAGTGCTTATGTTCACAACGATTAACATACTCACTGCACTAGTGGCACAGTCACTCGGTCTTCTCATCGGCGCCGCAATGAAGATCGAAACAGGTGTTTACCTCGGCCCCGTCACCACGATACCGGTGGTCCTCTTCTCTGGTTTCTTCGTCAATTTCAACGCAATTCCTAACTATCTTCAATGGCTTACGTACCTCAGCTACGTTAGGTACGGCTTCGAAGGCGCCATGCTCTCCGTCTACGGTTTCGGCAGAGAAAAACTGCATTGTTCAGAAGCTTACTGCCACTTCAGGAATCCCAATCTTTTCTTGAAAGAAATGACCATGGATAAGGCAAATTTCTGGATCGATGTCGGAGCTCTCAGCGCCCTTTTCGTCTTTATTAGGATAGTCTCTTACTTGGTATTAAGGTTCAAGTTAAAGATGATGCAGTAG